The following DNA comes from Mya arenaria isolate MELC-2E11 chromosome 11, ASM2691426v1.
GGTGGTAAGTTTACGTGCTGGGATATACGTACATAACCCATGCATAATCCTAATTTGCGATGTACGCTAAACACTTAAAGAACACTGCACTTACTTCGCATGGGGTTCTTTTCATCAGACCAGACCAGACCAGACCAGACAGTATGGTAAACAAAAAGGTACGGGTACAAGTACGAACAGATTCATTGATTCTTCCGACATTGGGATCTTCTTATCATCACACGTACTGCATTTCAGCGAACCCccaatttttatcaaaaaacgAAATCCCGGGTTCTATACAAGCAATGCTATATTTCACGACGTTTCAACAAACCTTGCTTTATTTTAGcttttttttttggtgtttaaacaaaaaacgcGCCATATTTTAGCGAACTTCTGGGGTTAAAACAAACCGCGCTTTAATTTTCAGCGAATCcccattttgttttgtttcaatgtgCTATATTATAGCGACACCTCAGTTTTTCAACCTCTTGTTCTACATTTTAGCAAAACCCCGTTTTAACTGTATTCACTGGCGagccaatatattttttaacccaCCATGCTAAATTTCACCGGACCCCCCGTTTTTTCAACAAGTCATGCTAATTTCTAGCAAACCAACGGATTTTCCACAACCATGCTATATTTCAGTGAACCCCCGGTTTTTTAACCAGCTGTTTGGAGGGATGGACGTGCATGCGCTGGGAGGGGCCTGGCTCACGGAAGCTCTCAACTCCAGCCAGTAAGACACAACTGTCTCATTacttatgtataatataatacatgCAACCGTCCAAAAAGTCCTATATCAACCGTTCCATCTGAGTAATGTATGTAAACATGGGACCAAGGAAATAAACCCAACCCCACGTCTTGGTCAGTGAAAAGGATTATCATGGGTTTCGACGTCGTCGAGTCCTTTTATACTCCAATACACTTTTTTCTTACAATATAGAAATTGCGATGTTGCCTGTGTAACTCTGTGATTGACGGCAATGGTATAGTTTTTAAAAATCAGTTAAAGCTGGCTGTAAAGGAGATAAAAAGCCAACAAGTTTAAGCAATCTTGATAAAATCTTTTTCCGTCGACCAAATTCTGGTAGTTTTGTTACAGATTTTGCTTGCATAGGCAGTCGTCagatatatcattaaaaacatgttcatgtacGAGGTGGCGCCGGTGTTTTGTATTGACAATGTGTGACCTCTGTGTTCAGGTACACGTACGAGGTGGCGCCGGTGTTCACGTTACTTGAGAAggaaatattcaacaaaatgttGGGGCTGATCGGATTCCAAGGGGGAGACGCCATCTTCGTTCCAGGTAGGCGGGGCGGAGACAAGGGCCAGGGCAGTTGGTCTGACTTTAATCGCTTTTTCGTTTTTGGTAAAAGGCGATCGACATTGAATTTAGGAAATGTATATGGAAAACGTATCTTACATCTTACAATGTTTAGTGTATGGTATAAAAGAAAAGTAGTCCAGCTAACCGAACACGACGCTAAGGGATGAGCcctgttatttttattacatatcAACACTATGGCGTAGCGAATCGCAAAATGATAACTATTGGCATTGGCTTTCCTACATTTCACACTTTTGATTTGTAGTCTGCCATTGTGTACGAGGATACGCGAACATCCGAAAGGCACAATTGTATATAATAGTACACGGCCTAGCCCCCTCCCCATGAATACAATAATCAATATATGCGTTACAAAGTTGGGCAGTACGTTATCCAAGTTTTTCGAGGTATTGTCGTCGGCGTCATGCCAAAACTTTAACCGTGCCAGTGTTTGAGATATTTCTTTGAACGGATCGGCTGTAATCATTGTTTAGTTATGGCCCCGGTTCGACAGTAGAAAAGATGAGCGTGATGGACGCTTTTCGGCGCTCCTGAGTCACGTGTTGTGTTTTGCTTGCAGGAGGATCAATGGGCAACGTGTACGGCATGAATGTGGCTCGCTACAGGAAGTTCCCCGAAGTGAAGgaaaaggggctgtactccctGAAGAAGCCCATTGCCTTGTTTACCTCTGATAAGGTACTACGTAGTTGTAGCCTTGTTATGCTACTATGGCTGTATTTTATGCACACATGGACCGGCAAAATTGTGCTGTGCGAGGAGTAGCGTCATATATGTACTCTTGGACATGCCCTTACCCCATCGGTCTAATATGTAATGTAGGGAGTTTCGGGGCCTCCTCAGAaagcattgttgttttaaatatattacctTGGTTAATGCACCACTACGTATTCGGATACGACATAAAATGTCTACTCGGCAAAATTCGCCAATTATTGCGTTGATGCCTTTACCCAGGGCCACTACTCAATTACGAAAGGCGCGGCAATGCTTGGGCTCGGGACTGGTAACATCTTCAAAGTGGGGACAGACTCCATGGGCCGCATGCTGCCGAAAAACCTGGAAAAGCAGGTGGAGGCCGCCCGCAGTCAGGTTCGCGCATATTACTttctgtttgttatattgatttaaaaaagaattaaaattgATGGTTATAAATCGACAGAAGTGCCGTTTTAAAGCACAATCTGATGAccaatatttctaaataaaacacaaaatcacgTTGATTATATGAATGACGTAAGCAAATTATTATCCTTGTTATTTCTCTGTTAACTCTTTAACACGTTTTAAAGAGGCTAGAATCGAGCGTTTTCAAATGATAGTTTGATACCCTTTCAGGGCTACGAGCCTTACTTCGTGAACGCGACCGCCGGAACCACCGTGCTTGGTGCCTACGACCGCCTCGACGCTATCGCGGACGTCTGCGAGCGGCTTGGGCTTTGGCTGCACGTGGATGGCGCCTGGGGCGGCAGTGTAGCCGTCTCCCGGAAGTACCGTCATCTCATACAAGGAATTGAACGGTACGTAGAAGTAGAATGTCATCCTTTCCGCCCGATCGCTATATAGTATATAGTATATTTTTGATACTTTGGAACGAGATAAAGACAAATATTAACGGCCCCTTTTGACGCCGATAACTtataagaatacaacctacattttaggccaatgaaattgcaaataGGCAACCATTTTTAAGCACtagacttaaagctgcactttcacagagtcaccgtttttgtttttgtttgtcttggaaagagcaaatttatgcgtaaatatctgcaaatcaatgataaaagattgttgacaaaatatcagatcgcagattttcatatatccagttgaaaattattgttttatggcttaaaccgttactaacggtttaagaaacatgcataagacatcattttttgaatttatatctaaaatctgcgatctaattttttatcagcagtcttatataactggtttccatgtattttcgcaaaaattggctagttcaatgacaaaaaaataaaaaaaaagttgtcaaaacattccatctgtgagagtgcagctttaatcattaagattttcaaCTTTCTTGGGGGTTTAAatgtccgcctactgccactcatccaatacacattccctgcgtcagattttgcgctGTCAATGTATCTAATCAGCAAATGAGGTTGCATTCTAAGTCAGTTCGCTAAGCCCATtgttattcattaagaattaacttcatgtcatctaactattacttaaatcGCTATGACACACATGTGGaatttgtgtgtatgtgtaaaATGCATTAATGAACAGATAATTCAAATGCACCCGTCGGGAAACTTTCAGTCGATTAGTTTTTGTATGGTTCAGTGtttgttaaatacatatataggTTGCAGCGATATGAACTGAAGTAGTTTCCGTTTCACTGTTTACATATTGGATAAATGGTCACGCATGTGTTTCGAATAAATGCTAATTTTTATGAAAGTTGCCAAAAAATAACGATGCATTGGTTTCACGTAGCTCGCAATGGTAATGAAATGCTGATTATTGTTACGGCactattttgtgtatttttatcaatataatgttgGACACCATTAATTATAAATTCAATTAAGAGCATGctacaatgattttttttaaaccaaatcaGACCATGTGTGTCGACATGATACTAGGATCATTGTTTACCTTGACTATCGGTTCATTAACAGAGCAGATTCGATGACTTGGAACCCACACAAGATGATGGGGGCGCCTCTTCAGTGCTCAGTCTTCCTAACCAAACATAAGGTAAACACGAACTAGTTTACGCGCACTCACTCAACACAAGTAGACATGCACTCCTCGCTAGTACACGCGCGCTCAGCGCTAGTACACTCAACAGCCAGAAACCGGCGCACACTCGATTCTAGTTCACGAAATCTCAGAGCTAGCCCACGCGCACTCATTGCGAGTACATTCATCGTCGATACATGAGTTTTGCATTCTTGCAACAAGGAAGCAAATCAAAGTCACGTTCGTGCCTATGAGAGCTTTGATAGTTTGAGTTTGTTGTGTCACAAACGGTGTTAAACATTGTGAATTATACACTTACACACCCTTGAAATAATTTCACACTTCGGGAAACGTCttaaagtaaaaatgtgtttcacatatagatctatattatatttatattatataaatatcatatggcagcatgcgTGACATTAATATTGTCACCCGAGAGCAGAATGCCACCCGCTGTGGTATTTATTTTACTACGTTTTGTGTTCTTTGAGTCTTCCTGTCTATCAAGAGTGTCTAAATCATCTTCAGAAATACTTGCAAATCGAGACATGTTTACTTGGTGACAGTTTCTGACGTCTGattttttgtgtacacattGGATAGTGACGTCACTGCTCCATGTGTATAAGGGAGACAATCGCGTCATGATAAGCTAAGATATTGAAGCAGTTATTTGTccttatatgacattcaaaatatcactgCGGTCACATGAACTGACAGTGAATTTTCTCTTGGTCATGtgtcaaaaaggttgaaaatgttTCCGATAGTCAAAATTTCTCTTTTTCGGGTAATCGGAAAGTGAGatttaataaacttaaatatgtatGGCACTTCAgcttttaagaatatttttggAAAACGAAGACTCGCTTTGGCACAATACAAGTGTTATGCAATAGTTATACagtatgcattttttatataataacaatgtCAACATGCTTGTTTGAATTATCCCTGGCAATTTGTTGTACCATCCTTACCCCTTGTGAAAAAAGCAAACTGTTTTGAGTATTGATATTTCTATAGAAGAAATTTGAcgaaataatagttttatagtCTGACAGAAAGACATGCACAACTTTAATTCTATAACCGTTTATAATAATGCTCCCAGGCGCGTAGCAATGGCCAATTTGGGATTACGCAGaatcgtttttttttgtatgaccAATACTTCGACCtatcaaaatttcattatgCAATTGCGTATTTGGGTACAGTCAGCTTCGCGCCTGGTTccaatgtatatacatataaatgattccattgacaatatgcacatgtgtatGAAGATGTCCATACTCCAATGATCGACTGCAAACCACAGACGGAACGTCGGCATTACCTGTCGATTCTCTGTCGTAAGGATGACCTTACATTTTGTCTTCTTAATTCTTCAGGGTGTGCTACAGGAGTGCCACAGTGCGCATGCGCGGTACTTGTTCCAGCAGGATAAGAACTACGACGTGTCATACGACACGGGTGATATGTCTCTCCAATGCGGTCGGAAGATCGACGTGCTCAAACTCTGGTTACTGTGGCGAAGCAAGGGAGACACCGGCATGGAGCGCGACATCGACCACCTGTTTTCACTTTCTCGGTACGTTTTCCGGTTAGCGCTGTGGTTAGCGCACCAAGGCGTCCCGGCTTTAGTCTTAAGCTGTATGTGCGTCGGGATGTTGTCACCAACCTTGACACCCGGGATTTTTTCAATTCATATACAAAATTCTGGTTCCGCCGATTCAACGTACCAAACGTTCACGAGTCATCATACCAACGAGAGGTTTTTGTTACTGTAGTTTTTGTGAAAATTGTTTCACAATCTGTTGAACAATAAATTGAACCTGTACACCCAACTTAAATCTTTACTTCAggcattttaacatgttttccTGCGAACCAGAATCTGGATATCTGGTCATATGACACATGTAAGCGTATTTAAGCATATTCCACTCCAGTCCAGCAAGTATAGTCTATATTAGTTTTGATCAAAGGTTTATGGTTCATGTAGTTTTGACCGCTTATTTTCCAGGCACCTTGCGTCCGAAATCCGGAAGACGGCTGGATTCCGTCTGATCGCGGAACCCGAGTGTACGAACGTGTGTTTCTGGTACATACCGCCCAGCATGAGGGGCCAAACTGAGGACAGCGCCTGGTTCGACAGGCTTGCTAAGGTACGCATGACCGAACACTGTACATAAAGTACAAAGCTTGTGTTATTGCGTTTGTATAGACTCATGTTTTTAAGTGGCTGGTTTTAAGAAGAAGCAAAGTCGAATTATTAGCCTAGCCTTTATATTGTGGTTGACGGCGGCGGAGTAATGTCAATGGTAAAAGCTAACACTAGAACAACTCAAACACAGTGTTTTGAATTGAGTAGACATGTTTCTAACGATActgcatttcaaaataacttatcaaatacatatttcaaataatattaaagatatgCTTACAAGTTACACATTATCGGAATATGCCTTTTGTCTTCCAAGTTTTCAAATTGTGTAAAATTCAAGAGTGTAGAAACCATAAGCAAAACACTATTACATGTGTAATGGTAAATTAATCACTTGCCTTTTCATTCAACATTAAATAGTTCGTTAGCCTACAACCTACCAAACGAAATATTTTGAGCAATGTTAAAAATGAGctgaacaaaatttaatatggaaaaatatggggtcaccgcgtgacctgtcctggaccaatggcgttgcgtcatttatgttggagacGTGATATAAACAATTGCTTCATGCCCAATTCCAGGTGGCTCCTGCGATAAAGGCGGCCATGATGCGGGAAGGCTCTCTAATGATCGGCTACAATCCAGACGGCGATCTTGTCAACTTTTTCCGCATGGTCGTCTCAAATTTCGACTCGACTACCGCCGACATGGACTTTGTTTTAAGCGAGATTGACCGGCTTGGACGGGCTTTGTGACGCATGGCGTCGTGTAAGCTTGGTCACGAGTAGGATTTGTGACGTCGTGTGAGCTATGCGCCGGAAAATATGGCGTATTGTGTCATGTAAGCTTAGTTGTATAAGGTTCCGGAACATTTGACGTTTGTAATCCTGCACATATGTTATTCGACGTTGCTTGCTGAATAGATCATCGACGCATGACACGACAAAACATCATCACACCATGTacttatttattagttttactTCAGTTTACATAATATTCAAAACTTTTCGTTAAAACTGGTTTGTCCGGTCGTAGAACAATGAAACAATGAGACTAGTCCAGCAGACTTGAATGAACAATGGTCTTCGAAAAGACACCAGACGAGAGACAAACAACGTCACATACACAgattacataaatattaaacaagtgTTCTTCATAGAAACAATAAATCTTATACTCTTATACTCTGAAAGATTGTTAAGGGTCACCtctgcatttactgaaatattaatATCGAACAACTGATTTCAGATAAAAGCTCTTTTGGAAAATTGCTAACAGAAATATTGAGACAAGCCTGAGAGCATTGGAGCATGAAAGAACTGCTCGGGGTTGATGTAAAcgtttatattaaatgttaatgtgGAAAAGgtgttgttttgataattgacCCATAATAAATTGTGTTGAGTATATATGTGGTGATGCCACGCTTTTGTAGTAGGCGCACATCCTAACTATTAACCCCTAAATTGTCCACAAGGCTGCTCGATGCTGGTTAGAAATATCCCTGGATTCTTTTACTTTGAGAATCTGTAGAAAGGCTCCCCTAAAGTTGCTGTTGCAAGTGGCATAACACACGGGATTGGCGGCAGAGCTCATGTAGAACAACCAGTAGCCTGTAAAAGGAATGTCATACGTTTAAACTAAAGTCAACCATACAATTATcttcatataatttataaaactaactattttttattagtTACAACtctattctttttttaatctaaGCACACatatcattattgaacattaataaaacttgttttat
Coding sequences within:
- the LOC128209347 gene encoding cysteine sulfinic acid decarboxylase-like isoform X3, producing MKTNGFSKQLNGDIHAATKRTTEREEIGHCPVSNGVNGRHVGVGANEGAQVDERVSTVQTSLPFLRKLVDVIIQDGLVDAMDRNTKVCEFLPPAELKARFPEFPIGQEPASDAQLVDVCKKIIKYSVKTVNPRFFNQLFGGMDVHALGGAWLTEALNSSQYTYEVAPVFTLLEKEIFNKMLGLIGFQGGDAIFVPGGSMGNVYGMNVARYRKFPEVKEKGLYSLKKPIALFTSDKGHYSITKGAAMLGLGTGNIFKVGTDSMGRMLPKNLEKQVEAARSQGYEPYFVNATAGTTVLGAYDRLDAIADVCERLGLWLHVDGAWGGSVAVSRKYRHLIQGIERADSMTWNPHKMMGAPLQCSVFLTKHKGVLQECHSAHARYLFQQDKNYDVSYDTGDMSLQCGRKIDVLKLWLLWRSKGDTGMERDIDHLFSLSRHLASEIRKTAGFRLIAEPECTNVCFWYIPPSMRGQTEDSAWFDRLAKVAPAIKAAMMREGSLMIGYNPDGDLVNFFRMVVSNFDSTTADMDFVLSEIDRLGRAL
- the LOC128209347 gene encoding cysteine sulfinic acid decarboxylase-like isoform X2, which codes for MVTMKTNGFSKQLNGDIHAATKRTTEREEIGHCPVSNGVNGRHVGVGANEGAQVDERVSTVQTSLPFLRKLVDVIIQDGLVDAMDRNTKVCEFLPPAELKARFPEFPIGQEPASDAQLVDVCKKIIKYSVKTVNPRFFNQLFGGMDVHALGGAWLTEALNSSQYTYEVAPVFTLLEKEIFNKMLGLIGFQGGDAIFVPGGSMGNVYGMNVARYRKFPEVKEKGLYSLKKPIALFTSDKGHYSITKGAAMLGLGTGNIFKVGTDSMGRMLPKNLEKQVEAARSQGYEPYFVNATAGTTVLGAYDRLDAIADVCERLGLWLHVDGAWGGSVAVSRKYRHLIQGIERADSMTWNPHKMMGAPLQCSVFLTKHKGVLQECHSAHARYLFQQDKNYDVSYDTGDMSLQCGRKIDVLKLWLLWRSKGDTGMERDIDHLFSLSRHLASEIRKTAGFRLIAEPECTNVCFWYIPPSMRGQTEDSAWFDRLAKVAPAIKAAMMREGSLMIGYNPDGDLVNFFRMVVSNFDSTTADMDFVLSEIDRLGRAL
- the LOC128209347 gene encoding cysteine sulfinic acid decarboxylase-like isoform X1, whose translation is MKSVTMKTNGFSKQLNGDIHAATKRTTEREEIGHCPVSNGVNGRHVGVGANEGAQVDERVSTVQTSLPFLRKLVDVIIQDGLVDAMDRNTKVCEFLPPAELKARFPEFPIGQEPASDAQLVDVCKKIIKYSVKTVNPRFFNQLFGGMDVHALGGAWLTEALNSSQYTYEVAPVFTLLEKEIFNKMLGLIGFQGGDAIFVPGGSMGNVYGMNVARYRKFPEVKEKGLYSLKKPIALFTSDKGHYSITKGAAMLGLGTGNIFKVGTDSMGRMLPKNLEKQVEAARSQGYEPYFVNATAGTTVLGAYDRLDAIADVCERLGLWLHVDGAWGGSVAVSRKYRHLIQGIERADSMTWNPHKMMGAPLQCSVFLTKHKGVLQECHSAHARYLFQQDKNYDVSYDTGDMSLQCGRKIDVLKLWLLWRSKGDTGMERDIDHLFSLSRHLASEIRKTAGFRLIAEPECTNVCFWYIPPSMRGQTEDSAWFDRLAKVAPAIKAAMMREGSLMIGYNPDGDLVNFFRMVVSNFDSTTADMDFVLSEIDRLGRAL